ATCAGTCAGTAATATTTGAAGACATAATCAAACTTGATATATGGTTAAATatgattacaataataaaaaattttatttcccaattCAGTACCTTTTCTAACTATGTGcggatattttattgaaataatttaatcaccAAAAGAAAATATGTTGCTTCTGCGAGGGCAGCAAAGCTATATTTGTTCGATGGAGAAAAACGTCACTATTGTTTTCGGTGAATGTAATATTCGTACTCATCAAAATCAAGTTTTTAATTgtacatttcaaaatacattatttttatataaataaatacataaaatcagATGAATAGATCatattactgttttaaatatatataaattctttcgatttagtttagttatgtttaagtcctgctttaaagcaacactagagctgttttggaacagacctcgtaattttgaacagcgatcAGATGACAAAGACCACACttgaactggcaccccctctccaagctttcacaccacacaagcgggaggacgtttggccccaatgAATTTAGCGTGCATCAGACCCACTTATTGGTCTGGGAATTGGGTCTcaaacttgaaaccctccggttcgaAGGTTGAGACCTAACCATCAGCCACTGCGTCCCATAAATTCTTCTGAATCGATTTATGTCAAGAGGCCTAATCAATACGATTAGTCGGTAAAGAATGATACAGTCgctaaatataagaattaaatggAAAATGCATGAACATTCGTATTCATAAAGAGAAACCAAATACTGACTaaacaaaataagtttataaattttttttatattgaagcaatttttactaagcaaatatgttaatgtaattaattacaccaacaaattaatttttaagcattaacaattttttgaaaagtatatgcATTACTTGATGCtccaaactaaataaaaattgacacatttttggtttttaaatttatcaaattttatttttaatattggttaATAGATAactttgctttcaaaaatatgtatcatgcctttaaatttttaaaaaggcttttgtatttaaattaataaaagttatttcttttcatattgcATAATAGGAAATAAAGAAGtaagaaaggaaatgaaaatttcttgatatataaaacaaaatgccTCCATTTTTATTTACCTCCACCATTCATATATTCAAGTATTTCTGTAAAGTTATTATTGGGTgagtgaaatatttcataaatacaatgcTCACTTTACCCACGTATGAAATAAAAGGATACTTATTAATAAACGTCCTTTTGAAGGTATCTAATGCCTCTATTTTTTCAGCAATACTGCAAGAGAGTTCATCAGTTTCACTTATGTCTGTCAAGGTGACGTTATACTGTACTCCACTTCTGTACATATTAAAGATTCTATCACATTGTTTGATgatattgttatgaattatttCTACATCAGTCCTAAAAAAAAGAGGAAGTAAAGAAACataattcatatctttaaaagttcatattttcataagttcaaataaagtttcataaatcaaatttttaatcatatttaaaaaaaatttaaatttcaaaaagataatagattataatttataaacagcAACAAAAATAGTAATACTCattatttgagagaaaaattcataacttcaaacagttaaatatcattgaaaaatcaAGAATTGAATTAACGAAGGAACCAGTGgcagtggtctccccaaaactttctcgcatgctttcttataaacttgccatgccagagaatgccttacacaGCATTGGCGTTCAGtagaagaaatattaacttttggtgtaatttatcaaattttactgcatctgtcgtgtcatccttggcatgcgtacccaaaaatcgaatttatgttttaaaaatcgaATGTCGTTCTCTGCCGACTGAAAAAAAACATGACACAAAACTGTCAcaaaatcgtataccaaattttccATGTTCCTGCAATTGCAGACCGACAAACACTCATTCCGTATataaatttagctcaaaatttgacaggcatCTATACGaaagatgctaaatctgtgtacagaattttatctatctagctctcttcgttggtagttattatgttaacttatattcgcaGATCTGGACAGACTGgcttcctcagaacagattttaatcaaaattttatagtaatcggcaaatttggtataaagaccgcataccaaatttcatctatctagctcagaacgtttttaagttatttggTACTTtcccgttagccgggcgcaagcgaaaaatcgccaaataatgtagaattttgcCAAATTCGCATTTGgctcacaattggcgacatttgagcccggctaacggaaaagtaccagttatttttgtcacagagagatgaacagttttcaaaaatgtgtttttcgaattcagtagAATATaacatagagattcgtcaaaatctcaagttccaattttttgaaattactacACTTcctctatacgagaaagtaaaaagcaatttttcaaaattacttttcctCTTTGAACCACTTTATCAGAATCAGagcattatcataaaaaaagtactcaaattacttcataaaaaaataaaaacatttttttcctagaatatttaatatatttattgcttcatcatttatgaattttaaatctgtaatatacttacaaaattttttgaatagcagatttttctatcaaaatttctttcCTGATACAATTCTGAAGTTTTCTTTTGGCATCTGGATCTATTTCATAAAAGCATGTATCTTCAATATAtgaatctttaattttcttaagagTCGTCAAATGAGCAACCAATAATTTAACATGACTTAAGCCTTCATCAACAGCTGTAGAATAACTTTTACAGTcttctgttataaattttaagcactgagtaatatttgaatgaagtttttccataatttatttctaaaatatagagaaatatattaattgttaatatcattaataatataatatgctttaaatattgtTACTTAAAAATCACAAGATAGtactaatgaaatataaattaccaAACTATATAATGAAACTTTATAGTTTTAACAAACTATATacatgatatcattaaatattatattgaaatatttattttgttgaaaaattatttttacataaatgaaaaagattatgAACTAAAACCTAGTACTTCCAACTGACAAGAAAATGAGCTAATTTTGCAAAGTATAACAGGAAATAGAAATATCTGTGTAACAACTGtaatcctttgaaaaaaaaaaaaagaagaagaagaagcaaaAACCCCCTGAGAAACACAcagtgtttttatttcaaattaagttaTCTTTTGGAGTACAACAaggaaaatctataaaatgaagaTTTCAGTGAGGGAAAAACTGCCTTCATTTTTAAGGTAGTGGGAGATAAGATTTGTACTTAGTTATATATgaacttattaatttttgctttgttttctgtTAACAATGAAAAGAGTCATCAAAAACCTATTGATACAATAGAATCTACAATATAATCACACATTGCTGTCTGCACActggaaatgtttaaaatattcctaaatcTTTTTGTTTGTACCATTATTGAATGCAAAATCCAAATTTCTGTTTTGGCATCTAACAACGGAaacaattgtgtgtgtgtgtgtgtgtgtgtgtgtgtgtgtgtgtgtgtgtatttaaacAGATTAATTTATAGGTGAGTgaacaaaatcaaaacataaataaatagcaaaggtAATGAGTtgaaaactgcaatttttattattttatatttatgttgattATTTATATACTCTCTTGGGCTAAATTGTAGGTTATtgctaatactttttaaattttgtaatcatcatcacattttttttcttttgttagtggatcatatttttcttttgctaGTGGATgtatatttcattctaattttagtgattattttttgCTACGCATGATTGTGAatgttgtgaataaaaaaaatcccactgtaaaaaaaaaaaaaaaaatcgaatttttaatgttattatatatttacgtCTAAAGTGtactacaaataatatattttataatttctgcaaTACTGTCAATTTACATAATAATTCCCACAATAACTTTTGTAAGTTAAACTGTGACAATCAGATTTGAGATATTATTAACAAGATAAGAGCACATTCAGATGGGCAcatcttttaataagaaaataattaattagacaTTAGGTCATATTGCAcagatttaattatgaaaaagagGAGATTCTTAAGAGTTACTGGTAGATCAAGCTCTGTAGGCAAAAGGAGCAGAGGATCAGCTGATAAAGCACCCATGTagacataaagtaaaaaaattagatgTATCTTTTGGTTCAAACTtgctttcaatattaattttggagtatttaataatttaatgtgctttttctaatattaaaaaaatcatattgagcATTCATAGTGAAGCAcagatttaaaatgctttaatacaaTCTATTTACCAAATTAGATTTGaaacagaacatttttaattagaatcatCAGTATTAgaactgaaatcattttttaaaatctcatggTGAATATTTAAAGCTGTTCAagtgaattaaaatgtaaaaagtatcaATGGAAATTAGGAAGTCGAAAACACActgaaatattaactataaaGTACATTCAATCTCACAATATTCCAAAATCAATTGAAGATTGGAAATGAACCAGCAGTAGTAGTTACTACAGAACTTTCTTGCATATCCTCTAAATAAGATATTATTCCCTACCTCTCACAAAAAAAACTGTAAACCCAGAGTAATGCAAAGAATG
The Argiope bruennichi chromosome 6, qqArgBrue1.1, whole genome shotgun sequence DNA segment above includes these coding regions:
- the LOC129971111 gene encoding uncharacterized protein LOC129971111, whose protein sequence is MEKLHSNITQCLKFITEDCKSYSTAVDEGLSHVKLLVAHLTTLKKIKDSYIEDTCFYEIDPDAKRKLQNCIRKEILIEKSAIQKILTDVEIIHNNIIKQCDRIFNMYRSGVQYNVTLTDISETDELSCSIAEKIEALDTFKRTFINNHNGRKFTIDYCTFDGNLENITGCWKTSDISLALKELALILS